Part of the Sorghum bicolor cultivar BTx623 chromosome 1, Sorghum_bicolor_NCBIv3, whole genome shotgun sequence genome, TACTCCAGCCTACAACTACAGAGCTCTGGAAGCGTGGAGACATGGTCCCAGGCCCGCATGCTTGTCGTGATCCCGTGGGCTTCATTCCTTGCCGTGGTGCTGTTGGGCTCCTGAGCTAGCAGAATTCATCTTGGGCTCTCTACTCCGAAAAAAACCACGCAAGgacaagaacaagaagccgaagGAAATCACAAACGATCTGCTCACTCTTGCTCCTGAAAACAAACAGATGATGAGCCATAAGCCGGAGCTTCGTTCGGTGCAGACTGCAGAGAGGGACGTTGAGGAAAGCGTTTTGCTAACTGCAGGCACCATGAACGGGCCAGTCCACGTACGAACACGACGTGTGACCCCAAGTGTCCGATCCATCCATACCCAGTCCTAGATCAAATGATTTCGGCCACAAGAAACCAATCGCTCGGGAACATGCGAGTTGGCAAAGTGTCAGCGTTCAGGCTTGCAGCTCTTCCTGCCAGCAATGAGACTGAATCGAGGTTGGCgttcttccttccttccttccggaGCCACGAAAGCTCTGAAAATGCACCGCCCGGTCACCGTGAAACTCGGTTGCGTAGAGCGGCCGGGCAAGCGACCCTCCCAGAAAGGTCGACGGATACAACATTTCTTTCCGATACCTAACGCTCACACGCTACGTACTTGGTACACAACGCCCAAGTACTCTGTGTATTCAACTGCAGGTCAGTGGCAACACGCCGTACTTGCACTACTGAACAGCTTTCCTTTCCTTTCTAGCTGCAGTGCAGGGCCAGGCATGTACGTCAGCGACGAATTAACGCTCGCTTTGGCTTGGTCTTCGGCGTCCTGTGCATGTACGTGACACAGATGATTGCATTGCGTTGGCCTGATAACTGATAATAAAGTATGCTGATCCATATGCTAGTACTGTCAGTTGGCAGTGGGTTAATATGCTGCTAGTATCTTATTATCACTTGCACTTGAGCTGCGGCACGCAACGCAAGCAGTCAACAGACACGTAACAACAGGTCACTTCTCCCGGCGCACTTGTCTTTGACCAGCTTGCAAGCAACCTCTTCTTTCCTCAGTTTCTTGTATACATTATCATCTCTGCAGGATTGCAGCTGGAGACTGCAAGGGAACCATACATGGGTAGTGTAGTGTGCAGTATCTTATCGCAGGTTCGTGTTGCCGTCTCCCAAGGAGAATGATGAATGATCAGGCCGGCAATGGAGAACAGAACAGAGATGATGGGTCTACCCTGATTTATGCATATATTGTCGCTTGTCATCAATCAATGGTAATaatagtaataaaacactaaacGCTGAGGGCGACGGTGGAGGCCCAAGAGCTTTCCCGTCTTTGTTGTTCGGTTGGCGCCATTCCGTTCGTTTGACTGGGAAAATGACACTGCTGCGGATCACCAGGCAGGCAAAACGTAAACGCTGCAAGCAAGTCAGGCACTGGCCGTGATGcaacgattttttttttttttgagaccaCGCAATAGCGCGTTTTTCACTAAGTGGAAAGTTCAGAAAGTTACAAGTAACAGGTAACTACAAGGTTACCCAAAGAAGCACACAAGAGCTCACGAGGCACTGAGCAAACCGAAAAACAGCACAACGCACAAGCTAGCAGCACCGCAAAGACGCACGCGGCTCACGGCTGAACGAGCAGCGCCCCCAACCGCCTGTTCCCAGCCGCAATCCAGCCGCCGGCTTCCTCGAAGATGGAGTCCACCAGCGACAGCACGGACAAGTTCCCACGGTCGAAGGTGCGGGCATTACGCTCCTTCCACAGCGACCAGCCAACGAGGAAGAACAGCGAGTTGAACCCCCGACGCAGAGCTTTCGGGATACGCTTCCTGTTCGTGAGCCACCACAACATGGCCTGGTCCTCTACCACGGTAACGAAGTCCTGCAGGTGAACTCTCGCCAAGCAGATGGACCACACCTGGCGACTGAAAACGCAACCAAGCAAAATGTGGTCCATTGTCTCGGGCGCTTGATCACAAGAAACACAGGCATTGGAATCCTGCAAACCATGCCTAAACCTGCGGTCCCCAGTCCAACACCTTCCATGCATTGTTAACCAGAAGAAGAAGCGTACCCGCGGCGGCGCGGCTGTCTTCCAAATCTCTTTGGCCCCCAGCAATGCTGCGGAACCCAGGAACATCGCCCCATAAGCGGAAGCTGCCGAGTACGCTCCATCACCAGAGAATCTCCAGACGAAGGTGTCTGGCTCGGAGGAAAGCTGCACCTGTTCCAGAACGTCGCAAAGTTGTGCAAACTCGACAAGCAGCTGCAAAGTTGTCGGCCCCTGAATATGCCTAACCCAAGCAAAGTTCTGCAGCGCCTCCTCGACCGTGGACTTCTTCTTTCTTGCATTGACGGAACGGAACACAGTCGGCGCCAACATCTGCACGCTGGACCCGTTTAACCACCGATCGGTCCAGAAGAACGTGGACCGTCCATCCCCAGACGGAAAACCGTTGCTGCCTGAAAAAGAGCCAAAGCCATGGGTTCGTTAGATGCCGGCAGTCGGCCATTGAGGCGATCGCTCAACACCCATCGCACACGCAGGGCCACTCCAGCGCGCCTGAGGTGTGATGCAACGATTTGTCGGCGAAATCATATGGCTCTCGCCTCGCGTCGTGGTCACGTACGTACTCACATCTCCCTTGGATTTATTTGGTTGCTTACCAAGGTTTGAAATCGTACGCGTGTATATATACTGTTTATTTATGGCATGGCTGTTCTGCTTTCCAACGGCTGTGACGAAAACGACAGGAGCGGGGAGGGGAAATGCGAGAAGGAAATGCCACGAGCCATGACTTTGGACATGTGGATCATTAGGACTTTACCTAACACAAGGCCAGGGGATGTGATGCCATCGAGTACCGAGAATCTGGTCTCTACTGTGCAGATTAGGCCACCTGCACCTGCTGAAGCTGAAGGCCATTCACATGCAGAGCTGCTAGGTACAAGCCTAGAACTGGTATGATACCTTGTGTACTTTTTTTTAATGAGTTGAGCACCAATATTATATATAGCTTAGATTTCAGTATCTAATCAACTCAGCCCTCAGTTGTTAAAATTTAGACTCCGTTCGCTTGTACAGTCAACagttttttctcttataataaatcagcgaacagtattttcagTCGTGCCTTTTCAAACCAGCGATACCTCTATAACTTGTGGTACTTGTTCATGGGCTGTGTAAAAAAATGTTCTTTTAATACATCGAGTTACCAATATGCTGAAAATTACATCCAGTAAAACTAGCAAGACCTCTTTAACTAGAACACTGCCGTATTTGTAGGTTCATCGATCCTTCGTCGGCACGGTGGTAATGCAAGTCACCGTCGGCGGTCGCTTCGATCCAACCACTTGAGGATCGTGATCCCCGAATCCATCTTCCACTTACCCACAGCCGTTCCTAGCTCATAAACAAAACATGAACAACAgatggtggtggtagtggtggctGTCAAAGAACTCAAACCCGGAGATCTTTGTAGCCAAATCGGAGCCGGCTTACCGAGTATTGCCGGTCCCTGTCTTTACCACGACGACGACGCGCTATCTACCTCCTCTTCCTCCGGCACGCCTCGTAGTTGTACGAGACGTTGCCCGGCCAACCCCCGTCGACATCACTAGCTGGACGCCACGTCCTGGCCGGAGCGTATCTGCTTGAACAGAACAGACACATTCTTATCCCTTGTTCATCATCACTGGAGGAAGGAGAGGATCAAAAAGGTCGAGGCTGATCAGCCACTGTAGTATATGCGTTATCTCGCATCACGTAGGATCAGTGGAAGCTGGTCCTGTCGTTTTCAGAATTATTAAATAATCAGATCCATAGATTACCTTACATTCTTCCAAAATCATTTTCCCGCAGCGCACAGGGGCTAGGACAAATTCTCACAGACAAAGAAGTCGTGGTCTTGCTAGTACTACTGCACATCACCCCACttcgcagcaacagcaacagtctTGCTAGAATGCTAGTACTCTCGCGGCCTCGCCCGGACTGACTGGTTCAGCGCTCCTCATCAGAAGATTTCAATCCTTTCTTCAGACAGATTGGTTCAGGTATACCAGTGCGTACACGCCTCGTTCGCCGGCCTTCATCAGTTTCACCGAAGACCTCCCTCCATTCGTCCCCGGAACGCACGCTAGCTCTGCAGCTGCAGGGGACGAGACGGCGTGTCCCAGATCGACGGCGCACACGCTGCGGGTGTCTAGGTTTGGCTGGGTCAAGCTGCTGTCTCTGGATCCTCCTCCACGGGCGGTGTCACCTTCCGACCCCGTGTGCCCCCGGACCGGGTGAAAACGGGAAGAAACGCGGGGGAAAGGCAACAACAAAAAACGGGGCGGACACGGCGTACATAGGGGACTCGTGCTGGGTTGCTGGTTGGACAACAGCTGCGCAGCGCAGCCGGTCCCCGGAAGTGGCCGTTAGTGGTGGGCGCCTCGAGGCCGGACGAATAGACCGGGCCTGGATGACTAGACGGAGTACACGTCGCCCTCTTTGTCATCGTCCAACATTTCCTGCATGGTCGCATGGACTTATCGGAGCTCAGCTGTAGGTTCGTTCATTGCTGCTGTGGCAGTGTGGCTCCCAACAGAGATTGTGCGTCTGTTCCAGAGGGTTGACCAACCAGTAGCGTCCATACTGTGATGTTGTTTGTTAATCGATTCACACGCACAGGGTCTCTGTGAGCAATGCAAATCGATCCGGTTTCAGGACATGTTGCAAGGTGTAAAAAAGCATTGGAGATTTGGAGAACACAAAAAGCGAAAACTAAAGGAGTGCACGGTAGACGGACTAGTACATACAATGACAAAAAGGACTGACTTTATGTGCCCAAGCTTTGCAAGGGTCCAACACGCAAAACAAGCGCCTCCGCCCACTTTTCCCCTCCATGCCTCCGGCCGCTCGTGACGCCACACCACACTAGCCGTCCAGCCCTCCCGGTCTCGTCCTCTTGTCCTTGTCCGCTGGCCCGCTCGACCACTACGGCGACTCGGCGAGCGCCCGAGTCCAAGCCGCAACGTTCGGCCACGAGCACGATGCAGCAGCGCCCGCCCCGGCATCAGCCTCGGCCGGCTCCGAGTGGGAGTGGGGAACGCGAATAAGTTCCGGCCGGCACCGCAACCGCAACCGGCAGAGGCGCGAACCTTTCTTTTCTTTACAGCTTCCGCTGCAGAATTCTGAACCTAGAAGCACGCAATCACGCGCGCCAAGAACTGAACCCCCAAAGAAATCAGCGCGAGTGCCTGATTTATCGGTTTGTTCCAAGTTTGGTCTCCCCACTTCACATGTCCCGCCGCGTCTCTCCCACGCCAATCTCGCCCATCATCAGGTCGCTTCCTCCCGTTCTTTAGCTGATTTCAGAGCTGATTTCAGGGCTACGAGCCCTGAAATCAGCTCTGAATTTCCGTCCGCGGTTCAGGCTTCAGTTAGCTGACGCCTCCGCTtctttccttcttccccttggccATTAAACTCCAGCACACACATACTACAACGTTGCCGTTCTCGGCCGGCCATTAATGGCGACGAGGAGTTACGCCTCGCTCTGAACAGGCAGCTTGCATGCGTAGGCGCAGGCAGCCGGGCATGGAAGGGAACTGTAGCGCCCACGCGTTACCGAGAGAGTCCGCCATACAAACCGTCGTGTGTTAATGGAAAGGGACGAgtgtgaggaggagcaggagtaAAGGCAGCAGCTTTTCTCCCTTGACGCCTCCCCTTGTTTTGCCTGCCCTCTCCCGTTCTGGAACAAGTCAAGCCGCGCCTCCTCTCGTCAGCCTGCCCCTGCCTACGTCCTTGGTCTTCTTCCTCTTCGCTTGCCCGTCCGTCCCTCCACCTCCCGACTGGTTTTGGTTGGGAGCTGTTGTTAGCGCATAAAAGCCGAGCGATTTGTCTCATCCGCCGCCGTTCTAGTAAGCGGCAGCGTTGCGCCTCGGCTTGATGCTCCTCCCTCCGGCCTCTCGGTCGTTCTCGTTCCCGTTGACAGCGGCTTGGTTTAGGCTCTTCACCTAACCTTGTTTCTAGTTTCGGTTGGTTGGTGAGTCACCGCCTAGCTCTTGCTGGTTGGCTCAGTTCTTCTTGGTCCTCGACCTGGAGTATATAATCTCCCGGTCCCGGCCGTCGTCTTCTGTTCTTGAGAGCTCTTCGCATTGGTGGCTTGTCGTCCCCCCTGCTGCTCCTTCCAAGACGAGGCGGACTGCTCGGGATCAAGGACGACGAGAGGAGAGCTCGGCTGTCGCCTGTGCTGGGAGGTTGGGAGGCAGTGCTTTGCTTCACGCGAGGCCGTGGATGCTGCTGCGTGCTGCTGATCTCTGCGCCTGAGGTGAGGAATCTGATGCTTACTCCACTTCTTTTCAGCTGCTTTTGGCCAAAATTATGATGCATCTTTGCCTTGTCTTTTCAGCTTAAATTACTCTTGTACATTAAGGTTGCTTATTAATCcgtggtttacttcttgatttGACAAAGGGAAGGAAAGATGGATGCGACTTTCtagttttctctctctctctcttggttCTGTAGTAACCTGTAACCCATACATAGGCTTTCCTTTGCTGCCGTGTTAAAGGCAACAAGGTGGTGCAACAAAGTGATTTCCCGTTGAACCTGGCCGTTCTTTACGCCGGTGATGAATGCATTTATGTTCATGCTTTTCGGTTGGGCTTTACCACTCTTTTGCAGCGTGGGCGGGCTGCAACTTTTGTTTTTAATGACACTTCTCTTTTATTATGTGCTTGAGGAGTCCTCATCTCTTCCATCCTATGTCTCATTTCTTTGGGGTTCAGAGGTCAGTAATTTGTGGCTTCTGAAGCATTGTTCATGTACTTATTGGTTCTGTACCTGCCCTCTGTTCATCTCTCATGCTACAGAGCAAAGGTGCAGAGCATCAGCCCATGTCTCAACTGTCCTTCCTAGTTCAGAATCTGTTTGCAAGTACCGGTGTCCATTTTGCTGCTAGCCATTATCCATTGCTTTGATAGGAGACGGCAGTGAAATACGTAGTTTGTTATGAGCCGTTCAGTTTAAGCAAACCAAGTACAGTTATTAGTAGTACTATAGTACTGGCATGTCCCCTTTTGTTGTTATGACAAGGATAGCCTTAGATGTGTTGGTGGTGAATATAGTGTACGCCATGAATCATACGAGCCAAGTTTTAGTGTGTGGTGTAACTGCCATTTATATGGTGCCCTAGTACTTGAGAGAAATTAATATGCTAAGGACTGAGGACGGCGGTTAGCTGCTTCCATTTGGAGGAAGAAAGTTTTATCTTGTGGTTACTGCTTATCGATGTCAAGCATTTTTATGTGAGCACTTCTACACCACTACTGGGTATACCTACCTCAGCTGTGCCTTTATTTTCAACAGAGGATGTTCCATATAAAATTGAGTAAATCGAAAACATCACATGGGCACTTCTCTGGCAGATGTTAATCACTTgtgcaatatatttttctaatttAATTGATCAACCATGAAATCATGCCACATGTTCCTTAGTCCCTTGTATGATCATGTTACATGTTCCTTGCTTCCTTGTATGATCTCCGTGGCAAATTCTGATCCTTGGTGCGAAAGTTAGCTTAGGGGAAtcttatctctatttttagctCTTTCTGATGTAGTATGTCCCTGTCACCAGAGACAGCCAACCAGGATTTCTTCAATTTTAAAGTATATGGTAGCCGGTCACATTTGGTTCTCTTTGGGCTGATCTGTTATATGTTATTACTGTGCAGGTACTCAAAGACTTGTTTGGCTGCATTCTCCGTATCTTTTACTTCTTGACTTGATCAGAGATGGAACTTGTATACATGGAAAGGAGAAATGGATTATATGACGAGGGTGCAATTCCAGAGTTCAGTGGAAGGGCTGAAGGGGATCAAGACCCGTTCGCTGCTGCATCTGAGGTTCAGTCTGATTTGGGTCATATACCGGATGAGAAGAAAAACCAGGGCTGCCAATCATGCCATAAGTCATTTTGTTCATGCAGTGGCAGCACACCCCATTCAGAATTGTTCCCTGCACATCCTGCCAAGATGATGATCTTGGAGTTTCTCATCAGAAGCCTGAGGCACCCAACAAGAACCCATAATGTCAATGATCTTGATGACTTGATTACCGATGGGGTAAGCCAAGGGAGTGTAAATCTTGGTCCTTCCGAGAAAAAGGTCCTGGATTCTTTGCATGCTCTTGTAAATGCAAAGACAAGACCGAAAAGCCCATCACCTTTCCTGGCAGGTTCTAAACTGAGAAAAATCCGGTCGAAATCCCACATCATAACACAGTCAGAAATATTGAAGCTTATATCTCCTGAGACATGGGAAACCCCCTCCCATGGGGCATCTCCAATGAACAAAGGCACAGCTGAGGTCAGCATCCATGAGAACAAGTCGCCATTGTGCTCATCTATGGGCTCAAATCAGCCTGTTCTATCACAGTGCCCGTCATCTCTTAGTGCAGGTCTTCTACAATGCATATGGAAAAATGGCCTCCCTCATTTTGAACTGTCACTGGACGATCCTATTGCAGTATACGCTGCAAACCCAATCAGGGTGCAGGAAAAGGACAAGGCCCTCGATTACGTCTACATGATTCATTCTggagagcaaggaagaaaagattGGATGGGTCACTCAAGCAATGTGTCCAGACTTGTGGGCAAGATGAAGGTGTCTAGTTCTTTAGTTCTAAACTCAGACAAGTCAAGTCTCTTGGAAACTGAGTTTGTTCTGTATG contains:
- the LOC8080596 gene encoding uncharacterized protein LOC8080596 encodes the protein MELVYMERRNGLYDEGAIPEFSGRAEGDQDPFAAASEVQSDLGHIPDEKKNQGCQSCHKSFCSCSGSTPHSELFPAHPAKMMILEFLIRSLRHPTRTHNVNDLDDLITDGVSQGSVNLGPSEKKVLDSLHALVNAKTRPKSPSPFLAGSKLRKIRSKSHIITQSEILKLISPETWETPSHGASPMNKGTAEVSIHENKSPLCSSMGSNQPVLSQCPSSLSAGLLQCIWKNGLPHFELSLDDPIAVYAANPIRVQEKDKALDYVYMIHSGEQGRKDWMGHSSNVSRLVGKMKVSSSLVLNSDKSSLLETEFVLYGSPDDYLKQMHSPYSVPKGKGLVKRVTEIMRTGNVSSSPKHSWKFGKSSSHQFDDLTEILEGEMISARESDLMNLNTDDLPTNQELAAIVVREQRHKRQKEPVLGGWGLKFLEKAELNHPEGTKETDVQNSNGATQCITVVVPRGYHGGAVSKSSRPSGLIKRWRSGGCCDCGGWDLGCPIRVLNGDGCGSLPEGESQDSRSVELSIKGAKNETMLKLVNITEDLYILYFNSSISPLQCFSTGIAIVHSQAPQLCPKL